ACAAGTTGAAAGAAGTAGCGATGCGACTATTCGGAGAGAAGGGTTACGAGGGTACGGCTCTCTCTGAAATTACGAAGGAAGTTGGCGTGAAGACTCCGGCGATCTATGCCTTTTTTGAGAATAAAGAGGATTTGTTTATGACGGTCTTTCGTGAGGCTATGCAGTCCTATAACACTTATATTCAAGAGCTGTCGGAAGAACAGAAAGTACTGAGTGCCCAGGAAAGTCTACGAGGCATATTGTCTAGACAGTATGAGTTCTATCAGAAGAGTCCTGAAGCAAGCAAAATTGTGCTGAGGTATGTGGTCTTCCCACCGGCATTCTTAAAGGAAACGATTGAGGAAGCATTCCTAGAGTCCGACGCGATGCTGACGAAGATCATTGAACAATTCATCTCAAAAGGGATGGAAGAGGGCGTAATTCGCGATCAATCCGTGCAGCTTCTCACAGATGCTTTTCTCAACTTGATGGATGGATTAAGCATGCAGTATTTCTATTACACTTCTAAAGGAATTTATGAGCGTAAGCTAAACCATGCGTTTGAAATGTATTGGAAGGGTGCGTCCTCATAGCGCTACAGAAGAAGATAACAACAAGGGGATGGGGAGAATGGCAGAAGTAAGTGAAGTAAAGGGGAACGAGCTTAGCTCGGGGGATTTTGAGAGAGAGCCGGTTCCAGCGCATTTGCGTAAAAAATGGCTATCTATGTCGCTCGTCTGGATCGCCATCGGGATTGACCTATCAGCGATGTTCTTGGGTGCTCAGCTTGGCAATGGAATGAATCTGACGGATTCACTCACAGCAACAATAATCGGTTCGTTAATCCTAGGGGTGATCGGAGCGTTATGTGCGTATGTAGGGGCGAAAACAGGGTTATCGACATCGATGATCTCTCGGTTTCTATTCGGAAATGTGGGTGCACGTGTCGTAGCGGTTATCCTCGGTATTTTCTCACTCGGTTGGTTTGGGGTGCAGGTCGGGTTCTTCGCTTCGAATATGCAGACTGCTTTTAGTCAATTATGGGATATTCATCTGTCCTTAGGGGTGCTTTCATTCATAGGTGGGCTTTTGATGATGTCGACAGCTATTTGGGGATATCAATCTATTGAACGACTAAGCACCTGGTCCGTACCATTGCTTATTTTGTTTATCGGAGTGGCTATTTATTCCGCGTTCCACACCAAAGGAGCTTCAGCCGTGTGGGAACCGATTAGCGGAGCAGCGATCCCGATGGGGACAGCGATCTCGCTTGTTATTGGTATCTTTATTGTCGGCACGGTGCTTTCACCGGATATCGCTCGTTGGGCGCGCACACCGAAGCATGCTATAACCGCGGCCTTTATCGGCTTTTTTGTGGGTAACAGCTTTATGACGATTGTAGCTATTTTCCTATCTCGAATTATGGACACAGATGATCTGACGAATATTTTCATTGCGCTAGGACTTGGTCTTCCAGCCATTATCGTCTTAACCCTTGCCCAATGGACGACAAACACGAACAATTTATATTCTGCTTCGCTAGGGTTCTCTGTCGTGTTCCAAAAGGTTCCGAAAAAGCTAATTACTATTGTGGCAGGTATCTTTGCTACGTTGCTTGCGGTATTTGGCATCTATGATAAGTTTTTATCTTTCCTAAATATTATTACGGTGTTTGTCTCTCCAATCGGGGGGATCTACACGTCTGAATTTTTACTTGTGGATCGAAAAAAATTCACTTTTGAGGGTCTGGATCGCAACAAAAACTGGGTGATTCGCTCCTTAGCGGTATGGGTTGCAGCTACGTTGTTCGCTTTTATGACAACCGCAGCGCCAGATGGATTTGGATGGTTCCAAATCACGAGCGTACCGGCATTAGATGCGTTTATGTTCGCCTTTATCGTGCAGTGGATTGTCGGCAAAATCATGACAAAGAAGGGATAACAACATGAGAAATCACAAACTAACAGAATTAAATGAACAAGCGGTGCAATACATTGCTGTTGGTGCAGCCGTTCTTGGAACAGGCGGGGGCGGTGACCCGCATATTGGTAAATTGATGGCGATGGAAGCCATTCGCAAATATGGTCCTGTTCGTTTATTAAGTCCTGAGGATCTGGAGGACGATGCATTGGTTGTTCCTATATCCATGATTGGCGCACCTACGGTTATGAATGAGAAGATTCCTTCGATTCAGCAAATGATCAAGCCTTTGGATATGATTGAGAAAGAGCTTGGACGCAAGGTGAGCGCCATTATGCCGATTGAGGTCGGTGGCGGTAACTCTCTGGTTCCCGTAATTACGGCTGCGGAACGCAATATTCCTATCGTAGATGCGGATGCCATGGGACGGGCTTTTCCAGAATCGCAAATGGTGACATTCTACTTGGACGGTATTGACTGCAGTCCGATTACGATGGCAGATGAACGCGGCAACGGTGTGCTTATGCATGCAATCGACGGTGTTTGGGAAGAGCGGATGGCGCGTGCGGTTACGATTCAAATGGGCGGATCAGCTTCGATTTGTGATTATCCGGTAACTGGAGCGCAGGTAAAGCAAAGTGCAATTCCACATACCTTGACGCTTGCGTATGAAATCGGAAAAACATTGTTCGAGTCCAAGGAATTGAAGCAGAATCCAATTGAAATGCTGCTGAAGCAGCTGAATGGATATGCGTTGTTCCAGGGGAAGGCAGTAGACATTCGCCGTCGTACAGAAGGCGGATTTACACGCGGTGAAGCGATCTTCGAAGGTACAGATGCTAAAAAGGGACGTACGATGACTTTGTTCTTCCAGAATGAGTTCCTTCTTGCCACAGAAGATGGACATTCAATTGCTATTACTCCTGACCTGATCTCTGTGCTTGACCAGGATACCGGTATGCCAATCACGACTGAGAATTTGAAATACGGTGCCCGGGTGAGTGTGGTTGGTTTCCCTTGTGATCCGAAATGGCGTTCACCAAAGGGCCTCGAGACGGTAGGTCCACAATATTTTGGCTATGATGCACCTTATGTTCTAATTGAACAATTGGCAGCAGAGAAAGGGGGAGCAGAGTAATGTCTCATACGAATGTAGACAACATGGAAGAAATATACCGCATTGGGATTGATGTCGGCGGGACAAATACAGATGCAGCCTTGCTCGACTCCAAGTTAAACACCATTCATACGATAAAAGTGCATACCACACGTGATGTGAATGAAGGCATTACTGAATCCATCCGTCGTTTGTTAGCAGAGAGTAGTGTGAATCCGGCGCAGATTCGTTATGCAATGCTCGGAACTACGCACTGTACGAATGCTATTGTAGAGCGCAAGCACTTGGGGAAAGTCGGCTTGATTCGAATCGGGGCACCGGCAACAACTGCGGTTCCTCCACTTGCGGATTGGGACGATACACTTAAGGCAACGGTTTGCCCACATGCTTATGTTGTTCATGGTGGATATGAGTATGATGGCCGCACGATTGTTGAAACGGATGAAGAAGAGATTCTAGACTGCTTTTTGAAAATGAAGGGTGAAGTCGAAGCGGTTGCGATCTGTGGTGTGTTCTCCCCAGTGAATACCTCGCAGGAGAAACGTGTCGAAGAACTAGCAAAGCAAGTACTTGGCGCAGATATGCCTGTGACGTTATCTCATGAGATTGGAAGTATTGGATTGCTCGAGCGTGAGAACGCGTCGTTGCTGAACGGCGCATTACTTAACGTCATTGCTGGAGTCGTAAAGGGCTTCGAAGAGGCGCTTCACACTTATGGAATTGACGCGAGCCTATACATCTGTCAGAACGATGGAACACTGATGTACAGTGAATATGCGCTTCGTTACCCGATTCTGACGATTGCTTGCGGTCCGACGAATTCCATTCGGGGTGCGGCACACTTGTCAGGTCTGAATGATGCACTTGTTGTTGATATCGGTGGCACCACGACAGATATCGGCGTCTTGATGCAAGGCTTCCCGCGTCAATCCTCCGCTGCGGTTGAGATTGGCGGCATTCGCACGAACTTCCGCATGCCGGATATCTTATCGATCGGGATCGGCGGCGGTACAATCGTTCGCTTAGATGAAACGCAGGATCAGGTAACAGTGGGTCCGGATAGCGTGGGGTACGAGCTATTGAAGCGCGGCCTCATCTTTGGTGGTGATACGCTCACAGCAACCGATGTGGCGGTGAAGCTTAATCGATACGAGTGGAAAGATGCGCAGACAGAGGTACTTGATGAATCGATCTGCAAGAGAGCGGATGAGATCATTACGCGGGATATCGAGGAAGCGATTGATAGGATGAAGACAAGCTCAGATCCTGTTGACGTCATTTTGGTCGGTGGCGGAAGTATTCTTGTGGCAGACAAGCTTGAAGGTGTATCACGGATTGTAAGACCGGATCACTATGATGCTGCGAATGCAATTGGCGCTGCGTTAGGTGAGGTGAGCGGGGAGACAGAGCGGATTTATTCCCTGGACGAAATGTCTTATGATGAAGCTAAGGAAGATGCCCGCAGCCATGCAATAGAGCAAGCTGTTCTAGCCGGTGCAGATCGCGATACCGTTCAGATCGTATTGTCTGAGGATATTCCGATTGCCTACTTGCCGGGCAATGCTTTGCTGGTAAAAGTAAAAGCGGCTGGACGTTTATAAGATGATTATGGATCTGCCTTGAGGAGTAAACTCTTCGAGGCGGATCTTTTTTCTTACACAATGGTATGACCAGAAGAAAGGGGATTTAGAATAGCTGTCGAAGTGGGTTATGTACATATTTTAACGATGGGAGAGAGGACAATGAAAGTGATTAGCACATTAGAAATCGTAGATGTACAGACTGGGGAACGTACTGCGCTCCGCTCATTTGATTATTTAATCGAGGCACCCAATTGGACTAGCGATGGTAAGCGTCTTATTTATAATAGTCGAGGTTGTCTCTATTCGTTCGACATCGCAACCTGTGAGCTTGTTCAAATTGACTCGGGGTTTGCTGCGGAATGTAATAACGATCATGTTCTGTCTTTTGACAACACTAAGATTGCAATTAGTCACCATACGAAAGAAGATGGTAAATCTCGTATATATATTCTTCCCATGGAGGGTGGCGAACCGGTTCTAGTTACACCGAATGCTCCAAGTTATTTACATGGTTGGTCTCCAAACGGTGCTGAGTTAGCTTACTGTGCAGAGCGCAAAGGTCAGTATGATATTTATACCATTCCAGTAGACGGGGGAGTAGAGGTACAACTGACGGATTCGCCTGGGCTGGATGATGGGCCTGAATATTCACCAGATGGTGGACATATATGGTTCAACTCGGTGCGTACAGGGCTGATGCAGATATGGCGAATGAATGCCGATGGCACTGAGCAAACACAGATGACTTTTGATGAGAGTAATAACTGGTTCCCGCATGTATCGCCAGATGGTCAGACGATAGCCTACCTGAGTTACCGTAAAGGAGATGTAGATCCTGGCGATCACCCTGCGAATAAGGATGTTGAGATTCGATTGATGGCAAGCACGGGAGGAGATCATCGCACACTAGTACAATTGTTTGGAGGACAAGGTACGATTAACGTGAATTCGTGGTCTCCGGATAGTAAGCGCTTGGCGTTTGTAAGTTATGTGGTGGAGGAATAGGAATAAAATACCGATAGAAATTATAGTATTTTTATTTATATATAAATGGGGGAAAAGTTGGATGAAGAGGATTTTTAGTGTTTTGCTAATTGTATTACTGGTTATACCAGCGCTCGGCACTACAACCTTTGCGAGCAGTACGGTGAAGGCTAAGGTAACCGAGAGCAGTACATATTTTGACGGAGAACAAAGGGATCTGAACGGATTCAATATCTCGAACAACAATTATTTCCGGCTGCGCGATGTAGCGGAGTATTTCTCGGGAACAGCCAGTCAATTTGATATCACTTGGAATAAAGCAAACAATGCGATAGAGATCATAACCGGGCAAGCCTATACTCCCGAAAAGAAAGCTAGCAGCAACTATTATAGTCGCAATAGAAATTATTCAGCTACGCTGTCGACCTCTAAAGTGCTAGTGAACGGACAGCTACAGTCGATTACGGCGTACAATATTGACGAGAATAACTATGTTCAGTTGCGAGATTTGGCGGTGAAAATTCCATTCGATATCGAATATGACGTTCAGTCTGATCGAATATCCTTGTTCTCAAAAGTTCCAGATCATGCTTACCGGGTAAAGACGGCGGTGAAAACCGAAAGTAACGCTGTATCTTCTTATTTTCCCAGATGGAAAAGTACGACCACTTCCTATCTCGTGAATAATAATGATGGGACTGTAAGTGTCCTTGAGGCGAATAAGGAAGTTACGATTGAATCATATAATGAGAAGTTTGAACTAACTGGAAATAAGAGTATCCCTTTTGAGCTTCCGATATTTGGTGGTTTCTATAGTGGGGAGAAGTATAACTATATTGCTTTTGGACAAGAGAATCGCGAGGAGAATGATAGCAAAGAAGTGATTCGTATTGTCCGTTATGATAAAAGCTTCAATAGAGTAGATAGTGTCTCCATTAAGGGTGGCGAGAGTTATACGGTTAGCCCTTTTGATTCTGGCTCTGGTAGTATGGCCGAGGCTGGTGATACGCTTGTATTCCACACTTCACGTACAAGGTACACGACAGAAGATAAACTAAATCATCAATCCCAGCTGACCATTATCGTGAATACCCAAACTATGACAGTGACGAATGATCTGGGAAGATTCCAGAAGAATCATGTCAGCCACTCTTTTGATCAATATGTATTGTTTGATGGTGCTACGCATGTTCTAGTGGATCATGGTGATGCCTATCCTCGTTCGATTGTGCTGAATAAAGGAAATGGAACCAGCTATAACGAGGTAGACCTGTTTAATATCCCCGGCAAAATTGGAGCGAACACCACAGGCGTTTCTATAGGCGGATTTGAGATGTCTTCGGCGAACTATATTGTCGCTATGAATACGATTGACCATTCGCTTGTCAAAGAATATACGTCTTATGAGATGGTGGGACTAGAGAAGGATCAGAGAGATATCGTTCTTAGTGTTCTACCAAAAGCCAACCTGTCTAGCACAGCAGTGAACCACATCACCTTGGCTAAATATGTTGGTACGAACCAGATCGCTTCCATTCCTAAATTGGTGAAAATAACAGACGACAAAATGATGGTGCTGTGGCAGGAGTTTGATAAAGAGAATCATCCGGGTGACCTGAAATATGTTCTTATAAATGGAGAGGGTGCAACCACTGGCGGTATCCAAACGATTAAGAACTTTGTACTATCAGAAAGCAGCCCTATTGTTAGCGGCGACAAAATTGTATGGTATACCAACAACAAAGGATCCCGACTGTTTTATTCGATCCCATTAAGTTAACAGATTCAATTAATAACAAAGTGGGTAAATTAGACTATAAGTTATAAATAGGACCTTCTAAATAGAAGGTCTATTTTTTCACGCAAAAATCACATCATCCCATGGAGGTCGCTATGCATCGCGTAAATCTAAACCAGGAACAATTCAACCAACAGGTGATTAATCACGCCTCCTTTGGAATCGCCCTTTTATCGCCAAATGGTTTGATTCTGACCATAAACCCAGCCTTTGAACAGATTTTTGGTTATTCCATTGAAGAGTTTGAGGATATGCGGTTAGAAGACCTTTCTCACCCCGAGGATTTCGGCAACCTTCATGATTTAAAAGCCCTCTTGGGTGAGGAAACAGAAGTGCAGATGGAAAAGCAGTTTATCACAAAAAATGGAGATTATATTTGGGGACAGCTTACTCTCCACTTATTCAGCGACGAGTCGAACCAGCCAGCATATTTCATTTGCCAGATCGTTAACATTACAAAGCAAAAGGAATCCGAGCAACGCCTTCAGGAGTCTGTTGAACGGTATACGTCGCTTAAAAAATACAACCATGACGCCGTCATTTCCTTTGACCTTGACGGTCGAATCATTAACACCAATAGTATGACGGAAAAGTTAACGGGCTACTCCATCGAGTCCGAGTTGATCGGGATGAAGCTTGCGAGTCTGATTGGAGAAGAGAATGTCCAGCGCATTCTGGAAAGAGCCCTTTACGATAATACGGTTGAGCAGTATATCAATAAGCTTGTCACTAAGGACAGCGAAGTAGTTGAAGTGCTCACCAGTATTGCACCCATTTATGTGAACAATCATAATATCGGATTTTACCTTATATGCAAGGATATTTCCGAGCAAAGGCAATTGTCGCTAGCTAAGGAAGCTGCAGAGTCCACGAATAGAGCTAAAAGTGAGTTCCTGGCTATGATGAGTCATGAAATTCGCACTCCCATGAACGGGGTGATCGGCATGACTGATATTCTGCTTGAAACAGAGCTCAATGAAGAACAACGTGAATATGTAGAAATCATTCGCAAAAGCGGAGGAATCCTGCTCAATATAATTAATGATATCCTTGATCTTTCAAAAATTGAGGCAGGCCGAAGCGAGCTACAAGAGGATACATTCGATCTGCGAACTTGCCTCAAGGACAGCTTTTCTGTTATCGCAATAAAAGCTGAACAAAAACATCTGGAGCTCACCAGCATCATAAATCATGACGTTCCTGAATTTATTTACGGTGACGAGGAACGCTTGAAGCAAGTGTTCTTGAACCTGCTAGGCAATGCTGTGAAATTCACACCGGCGGGCAGCATATCGGTAAAAGTGAGGCTTGTAAAGGAAGATCCCTCCCTGTTGGCCTTTACGGTAACTGATACTGGGATTGGAATTGACCCTGAGCGGCTTACCGACGTTTTTGAACCGTTTGAGCAGGTTGATAGCTTTATGATGCGTAGACACGAAGGCACTGGCCTTGGGCTTGCCATCAGCCGTAGAATTGTCGAAATGATGGGTGGCGAGATCTATGCGGAGAGTGACGGCAAGAACGGCACGTCGGTTACCTTCACCATCAGACCCAAGAAATCAGTCGTAAATCCCATTCAAGAAACTAGCAGTGACAAGCTTCATACCGCACGTGAGGCTAGCATTTTACTTGCTGAAGATAATTCTATCAATGCACTAGTGCTGACCAAAATACTCGAAAAAATGGGTCACAGCGTTACCACCGTCACAAATGGTAAAGACGCTGTTGAAATAGCACGGAAAGAATCATTTGATCTTATTTTATTAGATCTTCACATGCCGATTATGAACGGCATAGATGCTATGAGGATATTAAAAGATGAGCATAGGGAGAACTGTCCGCCTATCATCGCGGTTACGGCCAATGCCTTGAAGGGCGACCGTGAAAATTGTTTGGCTGCTGGGATGGACGAGTATATCAGTAAGCCTATAAGACGTGAAGTCATCGTAAAGATGTTAGATCAGTTTGTGAGCTAATATAAAACAGCATAATATCTCAATGATTTTATCCCCTTTAGGTGAACGTGAAAAGCGCTATTTCATTACTGTTACACTTGGAGGGGATTACTCTATCCATTGAATTACATAGCAATGAACGTTATACTTTGATGAGAAATACGGACCCGCTTATCCTTTAACAGATCCGTCCTTAATAGGGTAGGGATCTTATTTTTCGTAGGTATAATTTCATTCAGATATGGAGGCGTAACCTTGCAGCTAATTAATCAATCCGAAATACAAGAGAGGATCGACCTGCTTAAAGATCAGGATCTATATATCCATCTTGAGATGACGACGGGAGCATACGCTGCCCATTTCGATAGTTCTAAGCACCCAGCGGCTACTTTCATTACTAATGCTGTGATCCGATATTCTCATGGTTCGATTTCCGGTCATGGACCTTATCGCGTAGGCCTAAAAATGTCACAAGGCTGGGTGTACTCGGAAGGACTAACTCACTATGAAGAGAGTGAGACCGAAAGATTAATTCTGGCCGGTCATGACAGCCAAGGCAAACTGGTCGTATCCTTGCAACTAAGCCGGGAGCCGTTCTAATGGTAGAGGAGATGAGGAGTTCAGTGGAAAGACATATTCTAGTTATATTACCGCATCCGGATGACGAGGCCTTCGGTATATCCGGAACGCTTGCCAAGCATGTGCAAAACGGCACCCAAGTCACCTACGCTTGTCTGACACTTGGAGAGATGGGCCGGAATATGGGCGTGCCGCCATTTGCGAATCGGGTAACCCTCCCAGAGATCCGTAAAAAGGAGCTGGAAGAATCCTGCCGAGCGATTGGAATACAGGATTTGAGAATGCTTGGTTTCCACGATAAAACGATTGAATTTGAAGATCAAGCTCTGCTCGAGGGCCATATTGATGCGCTTCTGAAGGAGCTTAACCCCTCACTGGTCATTACATTCTATCCGGGGTACAGCGTTCATCCCGATCATGATGCTACCGGAGCTGCAGTGGTTCGAACGGTTGGAAGAATGCCCAAGGCAGAGAGACCTCCTGTTCACTGTATAGCTTTCGCGAATAATATTGAAGAGATTGGAAAGCCTCAGGTTATCATTGAAGTGAAAGATTTCCTGAAGCAAAAGATGGC
This genomic stretch from Paenibacillus sp. FSL H7-0737 harbors:
- a CDS encoding TolB family protein; the protein is MKVISTLEIVDVQTGERTALRSFDYLIEAPNWTSDGKRLIYNSRGCLYSFDIATCELVQIDSGFAAECNNDHVLSFDNTKIAISHHTKEDGKSRIYILPMEGGEPVLVTPNAPSYLHGWSPNGAELAYCAERKGQYDIYTIPVDGGVEVQLTDSPGLDDGPEYSPDGGHIWFNSVRTGLMQIWRMNADGTEQTQMTFDESNNWFPHVSPDGQTIAYLSYRKGDVDPGDHPANKDVEIRLMASTGGDHRTLVQLFGGQGTINVNSWSPDSKRLAFVSYVVEE
- a CDS encoding TetR/AcrR family transcriptional regulator; the protein is MTKNKLKEVAMRLFGEKGYEGTALSEITKEVGVKTPAIYAFFENKEDLFMTVFREAMQSYNTYIQELSEEQKVLSAQESLRGILSRQYEFYQKSPEASKIVLRYVVFPPAFLKETIEEAFLESDAMLTKIIEQFISKGMEEGVIRDQSVQLLTDAFLNLMDGLSMQYFYYTSKGIYERKLNHAFEMYWKGASS
- a CDS encoding DUF917 domain-containing protein; translation: MRNHKLTELNEQAVQYIAVGAAVLGTGGGGDPHIGKLMAMEAIRKYGPVRLLSPEDLEDDALVVPISMIGAPTVMNEKIPSIQQMIKPLDMIEKELGRKVSAIMPIEVGGGNSLVPVITAAERNIPIVDADAMGRAFPESQMVTFYLDGIDCSPITMADERGNGVLMHAIDGVWEERMARAVTIQMGGSASICDYPVTGAQVKQSAIPHTLTLAYEIGKTLFESKELKQNPIEMLLKQLNGYALFQGKAVDIRRRTEGGFTRGEAIFEGTDAKKGRTMTLFFQNEFLLATEDGHSIAITPDLISVLDQDTGMPITTENLKYGARVSVVGFPCDPKWRSPKGLETVGPQYFGYDAPYVLIEQLAAEKGGAE
- a CDS encoding YojF family protein translates to MQLINQSEIQERIDLLKDQDLYIHLEMTTGAYAAHFDSSKHPAATFITNAVIRYSHGSISGHGPYRVGLKMSQGWVYSEGLTHYEESETERLILAGHDSQGKLVVSLQLSREPF
- the bshB2 gene encoding bacillithiol biosynthesis deacetylase BshB2, with product MERHILVILPHPDDEAFGISGTLAKHVQNGTQVTYACLTLGEMGRNMGVPPFANRVTLPEIRKKELEESCRAIGIQDLRMLGFHDKTIEFEDQALLEGHIDALLKELNPSLVITFYPGYSVHPDHDATGAAVVRTVGRMPKAERPPVHCIAFANNIEEIGKPQVIIEVKDFLKQKMASIQAHKSQFQAAELLGSKTLEDKEIQDRFGTEHFWIYPFE
- a CDS encoding PAS domain S-box protein, which gives rise to MHRVNLNQEQFNQQVINHASFGIALLSPNGLILTINPAFEQIFGYSIEEFEDMRLEDLSHPEDFGNLHDLKALLGEETEVQMEKQFITKNGDYIWGQLTLHLFSDESNQPAYFICQIVNITKQKESEQRLQESVERYTSLKKYNHDAVISFDLDGRIINTNSMTEKLTGYSIESELIGMKLASLIGEENVQRILERALYDNTVEQYINKLVTKDSEVVEVLTSIAPIYVNNHNIGFYLICKDISEQRQLSLAKEAAESTNRAKSEFLAMMSHEIRTPMNGVIGMTDILLETELNEEQREYVEIIRKSGGILLNIINDILDLSKIEAGRSELQEDTFDLRTCLKDSFSVIAIKAEQKHLELTSIINHDVPEFIYGDEERLKQVFLNLLGNAVKFTPAGSISVKVRLVKEDPSLLAFTVTDTGIGIDPERLTDVFEPFEQVDSFMMRRHEGTGLGLAISRRIVEMMGGEIYAESDGKNGTSVTFTIRPKKSVVNPIQETSSDKLHTAREASILLAEDNSINALVLTKILEKMGHSVTTVTNGKDAVEIARKESFDLILLDLHMPIMNGIDAMRILKDEHRENCPPIIAVTANALKGDRENCLAAGMDEYISKPIRREVIVKMLDQFVS
- a CDS encoding cytosine permease; protein product: MAEVSEVKGNELSSGDFEREPVPAHLRKKWLSMSLVWIAIGIDLSAMFLGAQLGNGMNLTDSLTATIIGSLILGVIGALCAYVGAKTGLSTSMISRFLFGNVGARVVAVILGIFSLGWFGVQVGFFASNMQTAFSQLWDIHLSLGVLSFIGGLLMMSTAIWGYQSIERLSTWSVPLLILFIGVAIYSAFHTKGASAVWEPISGAAIPMGTAISLVIGIFIVGTVLSPDIARWARTPKHAITAAFIGFFVGNSFMTIVAIFLSRIMDTDDLTNIFIALGLGLPAIIVLTLAQWTTNTNNLYSASLGFSVVFQKVPKKLITIVAGIFATLLAVFGIYDKFLSFLNIITVFVSPIGGIYTSEFLLVDRKKFTFEGLDRNKNWVIRSLAVWVAATLFAFMTTAAPDGFGWFQITSVPALDAFMFAFIVQWIVGKIMTKKG
- a CDS encoding hydantoinase/oxoprolinase N-terminal domain-containing protein, with the translated sequence MSHTNVDNMEEIYRIGIDVGGTNTDAALLDSKLNTIHTIKVHTTRDVNEGITESIRRLLAESSVNPAQIRYAMLGTTHCTNAIVERKHLGKVGLIRIGAPATTAVPPLADWDDTLKATVCPHAYVVHGGYEYDGRTIVETDEEEILDCFLKMKGEVEAVAICGVFSPVNTSQEKRVEELAKQVLGADMPVTLSHEIGSIGLLERENASLLNGALLNVIAGVVKGFEEALHTYGIDASLYICQNDGTLMYSEYALRYPILTIACGPTNSIRGAAHLSGLNDALVVDIGGTTTDIGVLMQGFPRQSSAAVEIGGIRTNFRMPDILSIGIGGGTIVRLDETQDQVTVGPDSVGYELLKRGLIFGGDTLTATDVAVKLNRYEWKDAQTEVLDESICKRADEIITRDIEEAIDRMKTSSDPVDVILVGGGSILVADKLEGVSRIVRPDHYDAANAIGAALGEVSGETERIYSLDEMSYDEAKEDARSHAIEQAVLAGADRDTVQIVLSEDIPIAYLPGNALLVKVKAAGRL